The genomic interval TCGCGCATCCGCCACCGGTCGATCGCCAGATTGTCGAACGGCGACAGGATGGCGACGGCATCAGAGGGCGGGGGCAGCTCCAGACCGGGACGCGCGTACCGGGGCGTCTCGATCCCTTCGACCGCCACGGGGATGACCTCACCCTCAGCCACCATGTCGTCGAGGGCAGTGCGAAGAGCGTCCCTGGGAGCCAGCCGCCACGAGTGGGGATCGTCCGCCGTGATGAGCCCGAGCGCGTTGAGCGACCGGCGCACGGAGAAGCGCGCGCGTTCCGCTTCGTCCGCCTCGTCGGTGGCGACGCCAGGCAGCAGCACGCGCTCCGCGAGATCGTAAACCCGCTGGAACGACCGCCGCGCCGTCACCATCACTTCGCCGGTGTCGAGGAGCAGCTCGAGCGCCCGTTTGGCGGGCTTCCAGTCCCACCAGGGGCCCGACTTCCGCCCGTCCGGAGCCTCGAAGTCGGCGGAGCGCAGGGGTCCCTCGGCTCGCAGGCGGTCGAGGACGTGGGCGACGACCTCCGCGTTCGTCTCGATCCATCCGCGCGCCCGCTGCGACTCGGCGGCGGAACGCATCCGATGGCGGTAGAACCGGTAATCGGTCATCGGGAAGTAGCACGCGGCTCTGCCCCAGTACTCGAAGACCCGCCGATCCTCGGACAGTAGGACGTCGAGCATGTCGGGCGTGTAGTCCGCCTGACGGCTCCAGAAGACGTGGTGGTGCGCCCGCTCGACGACGGAGATCGTGTCGATCTGCACGTAGCCGAGTCGCTCGACCGTGCGCGCGGCTCCATCCTTTCCAGCCATCGGTTCCCAGGAACCGTCGAGCCCCTGCGCTCGGATCAGAACTCGGCGCGCTTCCCGTATGCTCAGTTCCATACGTTCCCTCCGACGGATGCGTCCCGACTCCATGCGCCGCTGGATGGAACTCGTCAAGGCTCCGACTGCCCTCCGAGAGTCCGCGCGAACGCGAACCGCGCCGCCAGCAATGCGGCTCCGTAGAGGGCTCCGCCGACGAGGAAGATCATCCCGACGGGTAATCCCATCTGACGGATCGTCCATCCGATGAGCGGGCCCGAAGCCGAGCCCAGGTCGCCCGCCGTGACGTACGCCGCGATGTCGCGCGAGCCCCGCCGACCCGCCTCCGCCGCGACGAGGACGCTCACCGACGTGCCGCACACGAAGAACACCAGCACGGCGAGCATCAGCACGGCCGCATGCGGAACCGCCGACGCGGACAGCAGCGCAACGCTCCCCGTGCCGAAGAAGAGGAACGCGCTCCGGCGCCTACCCAGCCGGTCGCTCACGGCTCCCAAGAGCGGCGCGCCGAGGCCGTCCAACACCCATCGCGTCGAGAGCAGGAGACCGTTCACCGTGGCGACGCCGACGGCGATCCCCAGCAGCAGCACCGAGTTGCCGACGCGA from Candidatus Poribacteria bacterium carries:
- a CDS encoding winged helix-turn-helix domain-containing protein — encoded protein: MDDPSDGITRRDDLPRRRSPLRSRIAGGAVRVRADSRRAVGALTSSIQRRMESGRIRRRERMELSIREARRVLIRAQGLDGSWEPMAGKDGAARTVERLGYVQIDTISVVERAHHHVFWSRQADYTPDMLDVLLSEDRRVFEYWGRAACYFPMTDYRFYRHRMRSAAESQRARGWIETNAEVVAHVLDRLRAEGPLRSADFEAPDGRKSGPWWDWKPAKRALELLLDTGEVMVTARRSFQRVYDLAERVLLPGVATDEADEAERARFSVRRSLNALGLITADDPHSWRLAPRDALRTALDDMVAEGEVIPVAVEGIETPRYARPGLELPPPSDAVAILSPFDNLAIDRWRMR